TACAGGAAAGCACCCTGAATTAAGGCTGCATTAAGCTGGTAAGGCTGTTTTGGCTGAGTATTTTCGTCGCTGGCCAGGCTCTGGAGCAAACGTATGCGCTCCCTGGCTTGTTTGTATCAATAACCATTATGAAGTTTAAAAAATCTCATGCGTTTTTCCGTTTATCAAGAAAGTCATATTGGTGGCCGCAAGGTCAACCAGGATCGAATGGGTTACAGCTTTACCCGCGATTCGATTTTGCTTTTGCTGGCGGACGGCATGGGTGGTCACATCATGGGCGAAATGGCTGCAGCCATTGCCATGCAGACTATAGGTAACCTGTTTCAGCAGCAGGCACACCCTATGATAGGGAGGCCTGAACGCTTTATGGAAGACAGCTTCCTGGCTGCCCATCAAGAGATACATCGTTATCGCGCCATCAATAATTTGCCAGAAACGCCACGCACGACCATCGTTGCCTGCCTGATCCAGAATGGCTATGCCTACTGGGCGCACTGTGGTGATTCACGTTTGTACTGGATGCGCCAAGGTCAGATTTTGTTGCGCACCAAAGATCACTCACGTCTGGAAACCCTGATCGCCCAAGGCAAGGTTGATCCGGCAGAAAGACATACCCATCCTGACCGTAACAAGCTGTTCAACTGCCTGGGCGCACCTAATGCACCTATCGTTG
This is a stretch of genomic DNA from Undibacterium sp. KW1. It encodes these proteins:
- a CDS encoding PP2C family serine/threonine-protein phosphatase codes for the protein MRFSVYQESHIGGRKVNQDRMGYSFTRDSILLLLADGMGGHIMGEMAAAIAMQTIGNLFQQQAHPMIGRPERFMEDSFLAAHQEIHRYRAINNLPETPRTTIVACLIQNGYAYWAHCGDSRLYWMRQGQILLRTKDHSRLETLIAQGKVDPAERHTHPDRNKLFNCLGAPNAPIVELSRRAVLQPGDLLLLCSDGLWSVLPDHMLAQRLHDHTIVRAVPELIRSAVDIAGKQSDNVTALAMMWEGDDRMDNSTIISTNTLPIGSVTTTIQAPVDAEIETTDGDVFNDAEIEKAIAEIRNAIHKSSRITSKN